In Brachybacterium saurashtrense, the genomic stretch ATCTCGGGCCGGGGCAGGGCCGCGTTCTCGGGGCCGAAGCAGGCCTCGCGGTGCGTGGTCGCCGCGACCATCGCGTGGGCGGGGTTCTGCAGCAGGAGCCCGGCCTCCCCGGCCCGTTCCGGCGGCTCCCGCAGCGCCGTGCCCTCGCCGTCCTCCGGGTCGAGGAGACCGGCGAGGGCGCGCAGCACCGTCGACTTCCCGCTGCCGCTCGCGCCCGCGAGCAGCACCCGCTGACCGGCGGGGATCTCGAGATCGAGCCCGGCGATGGTCGGCTCCCGGCGGGTCAGCGGTCGCCAGCGCAGACCGTCCAGGTGCAGGGCGGTCGCGGGAGGGGCGGCGGCGGGGGCGATCGGGGACCGCCCGGTCAGGCCTGGGCGGCGCGGGCGCGTTCCCGGCCCGCGGCCAGGGAGTCGACCGCGCCGGTGGCGGTGAGGGCCCGGGCCGCGACCCAGCCCAGCACCCCGCACAGCACCGCGCCGGAGAGCAGGAAGAAGCCGAGCATCGCGCCGGCGTACAGGCCGCTCATCTCCGGGTAGTAGGCGAACCGCTCCCACACCCATTCGAGCCCCGCGGCGAGCACGCCGCCGAGGATCGCGACCGGCAGGGTGTAGCGGCGGTAGCGGGTGAGGAGGAAGGCGAGCTCCACGCCGCCGCCCTGCAGCAGGCCCGAGACCACCGTGCCCCAGCCCCACTGGCCGCCCAGCAGCATCTCCAGCACGGCGGCGATCATCTCCGCCAGCAGCGCGGCGCCGGGCTTGCGCACGATCAGCGCCGCCAGCATCGCGGGCAGGAACCAGATCCCCGCCAGCAGACCCTCGGCGGGCTTGAACGCGGCGGTGAGCGGGCTGATGAGGGTGTAGAGCTGGCCGTAGCCGAGGAACGCGACGCCGAAGGCGGCGCCGATGAGCACGGTGACCAGCAGGTCCACGGTGCGGAATCGAGTCATCACTTCTCCTTCCAACCGGAAGGGGCACGGCACGCCGACGGCCTGCCGCGGAAATCCCGACTCCCTACGCCGGTGTGAACCGGATCAGGTTCGAGGGTCTGCGCTGCGCGCACTCTCAGCACCCTGGTGGTGCTCCCCTGTCAGCGGATGACGAACCCTCAGTCTACCCGCTCCGCCGCGGTCCCGGCGCCGCGGCGGAGCGGGGGACGGGTCACCGCCGGGCGCGCAGCGCCTGGTCGATCGCCTCGGCGGTCGCCTGCGGGTCCTCGGGGGAGAGGATGTAGCAGGTCTCCCCGCGTCCCATCATCTCCACCATGGTGCCGGGGCGGGTCACGAGCATCCGGTACGGCCGCTGCAGGGCGTCGACGGTGTAGATCTTCCTGTCGCCCACGGGGGTGAGCTCGGACGGCTGCGGGGTGCTGGCCCGGCCGCGCCGCCAGCCGTAGCCGCCCAGCGTCACGCCCACCCGGGACTGCGGCAGCTCTCGCAGCTGCACGGTGCGGAAGTCCTCCAGCGGCCAGGGCCGGCGGGGCAGGAACCCGCCCAGGCTCACGGTGACCCCGTGCTCGTCGACGACGAAGCGGGTGCTCTGCCCCATCCAGGTCCACAGCGCCAGCGCCCCGAACAGCGCCGCGACCAGCAGCGCTCCCAGCGGCGTGGAGCGCTGCGCCATCAGCACCACGAGCACCGCCCCGGCCGCCAGGGTGATCCCGATCCGGGTCCAGCCGATGGAGGAGGCGCGGGTGCGGCCCACGTAGAACGGCGGCTCGGGCCTCACCAGATCGCCACCCGCTCCTCGGGTGCGCGGTACATGCCGTCTCCCTCGCGCACGTCGAAGGCGGTGTGGAACTCCTCCAGGTGGCCGGCGACGGTGTTGCAGCGGAACTCCATCGGGGCGTGGGGATCCACGGCGAGGCGGCGGATCGCCTCCTGGGTGCGGTTGCGGCCCCGCCACACGGTGGCCCAGGACCAGAACACCCGCTGCAGGCCGGTGAAGCCGTCGATCTCGGCCTCCACCTCCTCGGCGTCGCGGCTGCCCAGGTACGCCTTCACCGCGATGGAGAGCCCGCCCAGGTCGCCGATGTTCTCGCCGATGGTGAGCGCGCCGTTGACGCGGTGGTCGTCGTCGAGCTCGCGGGGGGAGAGCTCCGAGTACTGGGTGATCAGGCGCGCGGCGCGGGCGTCGAAGGCCTCGCGGTCCTCGGAGGTCCACCAGGAGACGAGGTTGCCCTCGCCGTCGTACTTCGAGCCCTGATCGTCGAAGCCGTGGCCCACCTCGTGGCCGATCACCGCGCCGATCCCGCCGAAGTTCACGGCGTCGTCCGCCTCGGCGTCGAAGAAGGGCGGCTGCAGGATCGCGGCGGGGAACACGATCTCGTTGCGACCGGGGTTGTAGTACGCGTTGACCGTCTGCGGGGTCATGTGCCACTCGGTCTCGTCGATCGGCCCGCCCACCTTCGCGAACTCGAAGGCTGCCTCGAAGCGGCGGGACGCCCGCGCGGTGGCGACCAGGTCCCCGGGCACGATCTCCAGGCCGTCGTAGTCCCGCCACCGCTCCGGGTAGCCGATCTTCGGGGTGAACCGGGCGAGCTTCGCGAGCGCCTTCTCGCGGGTGGCCGGGGTCATCCAGTCGAGCTGCTCGATGGAGTCGCGGTAGGCGTCCATCAGCGCGTCCACCAGCGCGAGCATGCGCTCCTTGTGGGCGGCGGGGAAGTGCCGGGCCACGTACTCCCGGCCCACGGCGAAGCCCACCGCGCCCTCGACGAAGGCGACGCCGCGCTTCCAGCGCTCGCGCAGCTCCTCGGCGCCGGAGAGGGTGCGGCCGGTGAAGGCGAAGTCCTCCTCCACCAGGGCTGCAGGGCCGTAGGGGGCGTAGGCGGAGACGGCGTGCAGGCTCAGCCAGGTGCGCAGCACCGCCAGGTCCTCGCCGGCCAGGAGCTCCGCCGCCGCCTCGACGAACTCGGGCTGACCCACCGAGACCACCTCGAAGGCGGCGGCCGGCGCGCCGGTGCCCTCGATGTAGGCGTCCCAGGGGAAGGCGGGGGCGAGCGCGCGGCGGGCCTCGGCGTCCAACGGGTTGTAGGACTTCTCCCGGTCCCGCACCCGCACCACGTCCACGTGGCAGGCGGCCAGGCGGGTCTCGAAGTCCCTCACCGCCGCGGCCAGCGCCTCGGCGTCCCCGTCGAGCAGTCCGGCGCGTCCGGGCAGCCCGGCCAGGCGGGCCAGGGCCGCCAGGTGCGCGGTGTAGGCCTCGCGGATCTCGGCGTAGCGGTCCTCGCGGTAGTAGGACTCGTCGGGCAGGCCCAGGCCGCCCTGGTGGATCTTCACCTGGTAGCTGCTGGAGTCCTTGTCATCGGTCCACACGTAGGAGAGCAGCGCGGAGGCGCCCGAGTCCGGGGCGGCCATGGTGCGCACCACGCCGGGGAGGTCCTCGGTGCCGGCGATCGTGGCCAGCAGGTCCTCGAGCACTCCCATGCCGGCGGCCTCGATCGCCTCGGTGTCCATGAACATCCGGTAGAGCGCGCCCACGCGGGCATGGTCGGTCCGCGGCACCTCGGTGCCCTGCAGGTCGCGGGCGGCGGCGTCGTCCGCGGCCTCCTCGACGATCTCCCGCACCCGCTCCTCGGAGAGGTCGCGCAGGGCGTGGAAGGCCCCGTCGCTGGACCGGTCCGCGGGCATCTCGTGCTCGCGCAGCCAGCGTCCGTTGACGTGGCCGAACAGGTCGTCCTGGATCCGGGTGGCGTCGTCGACCTGATCGAGGGACAGGCCGGAGCGGCGGGTGGCGGGCGTGGGGGCAGCGGACATCATCGGCTCCTGCGGGGTGTGCGGTACGGGGTCAGCGGGGTGTGCGGGTCAGCGGGGCGGCGGGGTGCGCGGCGCCGCGGGTGCGGGGGCCGGCGAGGTCACAGGGCGAGCATGCCGAGCACGGCGAGCACCAGGGCAAGCAGGCCCAGGCCCACGGGGGCGTAGGCCCAGGGGCTGCGGGCGCGGTCGGCCGGCGGGCGGCGGTGCAGCACCAGCGTGGACAGGCCGATGCCGATCGAGAGCACCGCCGTGCCGATCACCAGCACGGGCGAGAGGATCACCAGCACCGTCGCGCCCACCTGGAACATCACGGTGCCCGCGACGTCGAGCAGACGCATCAGCACTGTGGAGCGGGCGCCCACCCGCTGCGACAGCAGGGTGGAGATCGCCTCCTTGGACCACTCGCCCGGGCGGGCGATCCGCTGCCGGGTGGCGACGGTCTGGGCGGTGGCGAGGATCAGCCACACCAGGGCGCAGCCGGCGCCCACCCACACCCCGAGCTCGGTGCGGAGGTCCGCCGGCCACAGCAGCACCGCCAGCAGCACCGCGGCGACGCGCAGCACCTCCTCGACCACGCTGCGCACGGCCAGCAGGCCCGGGTTCACCGCGAGCTGCCGGCGGGTGCGGGCCACGAAAAGGCTGGTCGCCACCAGGGAGATCAGCTGGAGGGCGCCCAGGGCGATGCCCAGCAGCAGCGGCACCGGGGTGACGGGGGCGAAGGGCAGGATCGCCAGCAGCAGCACGACGCCCAGCGCCGGGATCAGCAGCGCCTGGATCGACAGGCCCTTGACGAGGTCCCGCACCAGCTCCGATCCGGTGGGCGGATGGTCGTGGCCGGAGTGGTCGTGGGGGTCGTCGCAGTGCGCCGTGGAGGCGGCGGGGGTGTCGGTCATGGAGCTCCTTCTGGGTCCCCACCAGCGTACCGGGCGTGAAAGCGGAGCTGAGGGTCAGGGTGCGTGTGGAACGATGGGCTCGTGAGGACCGATGCGATGACACCCCGCGGCGAGGGACTGACCCCGGCGCAGCGTCGGCGCGCGGCGGGCGCCGTCGTGGCGGCGGCCGCCGGTGACGCCCTCGGCGCGCCCTACGAGTTCCAGCCGCCGGTGCCGGACTCCGAGGAGATCGAGATGATCGGCGGCGGCGTCCTCGACTGGCAGGTGGGCGAGTGGACCGACGACACGGCGATGGCGATCGTGGTGCTGGAGGCCTCGCTGACCGCCTCGGACGCCCATGACCTGCGCGCCGAGAGCGCCCAGGACCACATCGCGCGCGAGTGGTACTCGTGGTCGCTGGGCACCCCGGACATCGGCACGCTCACCTCCCACGTGGTCCGCACCGCGGCGGATCTGGCCCGCGAGGACGGTCACTACGCCCCGCGGGCGAGGGACTTCCGCGCGGCCGCCGCGAGCGCTCACGAGCAGCTGCCGGCCTCGGCGGGCAACGGCTCCCTGATGCGCGCGCACGCCGCCGTGCTGCCGTACCTGCTCTCCCCGGAGGAGGACGCGGTCGAGGCGGTCACCACAGTGTGCCGTATGACACACGTGCACCCGGACACCGTCGAGGCGAGCGTGCTGTGGGGTCTCGCGGTGCGGCACGCGATCCGCACCGGCGAGGTCGACGTGCGGGCGGGGCTCGCGCACGTGCCCGCCGCGCATCGGGAGACGTGGCTCGAGCGGATCGAGGAGGCGGAGCAGTCCACCCCCGTGATGTTCCGCC encodes the following:
- a CDS encoding ECF transporter S component, producing MTRFRTVDLLVTVLIGAAFGVAFLGYGQLYTLISPLTAAFKPAEGLLAGIWFLPAMLAALIVRKPGAALLAEMIAAVLEMLLGGQWGWGTVVSGLLQGGGVELAFLLTRYRRYTLPVAILGGVLAAGLEWVWERFAYYPEMSGLYAGAMLGFFLLSGAVLCGVLGWVAARALTATGAVDSLAAGRERARAAQA
- a CDS encoding M13 family metallopeptidase, whose product is MSAAPTPATRRSGLSLDQVDDATRIQDDLFGHVNGRWLREHEMPADRSSDGAFHALRDLSEERVREIVEEAADDAAARDLQGTEVPRTDHARVGALYRMFMDTEAIEAAGMGVLEDLLATIAGTEDLPGVVRTMAAPDSGASALLSYVWTDDKDSSSYQVKIHQGGLGLPDESYYREDRYAEIREAYTAHLAALARLAGLPGRAGLLDGDAEALAAAVRDFETRLAACHVDVVRVRDREKSYNPLDAEARRALAPAFPWDAYIEGTGAPAAAFEVVSVGQPEFVEAAAELLAGEDLAVLRTWLSLHAVSAYAPYGPAALVEEDFAFTGRTLSGAEELRERWKRGVAFVEGAVGFAVGREYVARHFPAAHKERMLALVDALMDAYRDSIEQLDWMTPATREKALAKLARFTPKIGYPERWRDYDGLEIVPGDLVATARASRRFEAAFEFAKVGGPIDETEWHMTPQTVNAYYNPGRNEIVFPAAILQPPFFDAEADDAVNFGGIGAVIGHEVGHGFDDQGSKYDGEGNLVSWWTSEDREAFDARAARLITQYSELSPRELDDDHRVNGALTIGENIGDLGGLSIAVKAYLGSRDAEEVEAEIDGFTGLQRVFWSWATVWRGRNRTQEAIRRLAVDPHAPMEFRCNTVAGHLEEFHTAFDVREGDGMYRAPEERVAIW
- a CDS encoding ADP-ribosylglycohydrolase family protein; its protein translation is MTPRGEGLTPAQRRRAAGAVVAAAAGDALGAPYEFQPPVPDSEEIEMIGGGVLDWQVGEWTDDTAMAIVVLEASLTASDAHDLRAESAQDHIAREWYSWSLGTPDIGTLTSHVVRTAADLAREDGHYAPRARDFRAAAASAHEQLPASAGNGSLMRAHAAVLPYLLSPEEDAVEAVTTVCRMTHVHPDTVEASVLWGLAVRHAIRTGEVDVRAGLAHVPAAHRETWLERIEEAEQSTPVMFRRNGWVVGAFQAAWAAVVGELPLPPGKFAQREAMIRALEVAVRAGYDTDTVACITGALMGAALGPKAVPPEWRRTLFGWPGYEVDELEGLVERVISPMVEDEERTGS